The following proteins are co-located in the Campylobacter concisus genome:
- a CDS encoding cytochrome d ubiquinol oxidase subunit II: MHSLSLENLQIYWWFIVSLLGGLLVFMMFVQGGQSLIFSLGKDELKKDMLINSIGRKWELTFTTLVMFGGACFAAFPLFYATSFGGAYWVWLAILFCFIVQAVSYEYRKKPDNFLGARTYEIFLFINGSLGVILIGMAVSTFFSGSAFILNEHNFVEWKTPFRGLEALANPYLYLLGIAMFFLSRVGGCLYLMNNIADGEFIQNARKQLLINTVLFLPFFLGFLAWVLTKDGFAYDANGIVSLMPYKYAINLIEMPIVGILLLVGVVLVLVGIFQGAFTKSIRGIFAYGVGVTLAVTALFLITGLNGTAFYPSFSDLASSLTIKNASSSHYTLGVMAYVSLLVPVVLAYIIVVWRAIDSKKITQDEIKNDHHVY, translated from the coding sequence ATGCATAGTTTAAGCTTAGAAAATTTACAAATTTATTGGTGGTTTATAGTTAGCCTTCTTGGCGGACTTTTGGTATTTATGATGTTTGTTCAAGGCGGTCAGTCGCTCATTTTTAGCCTTGGCAAGGACGAGCTTAAAAAAGATATGCTCATAAATTCTATCGGTAGAAAATGGGAGCTTACATTTACGACGCTTGTTATGTTTGGTGGCGCATGCTTTGCGGCATTCCCGCTATTTTACGCTACTAGCTTTGGTGGTGCCTACTGGGTTTGGCTGGCTATTTTATTTTGCTTTATCGTCCAAGCTGTAAGCTACGAGTACCGCAAAAAGCCTGATAACTTCTTAGGAGCTAGAACTTATGAAATTTTCCTTTTCATAAATGGCTCACTTGGCGTTATACTTATCGGTATGGCTGTTAGTACATTTTTTAGCGGTAGCGCGTTTATACTAAATGAACACAACTTTGTCGAGTGGAAGACTCCTTTTCGCGGTCTTGAAGCTTTGGCAAATCCTTACTTGTACTTGCTTGGCATAGCGATGTTTTTCCTATCTCGCGTAGGCGGCTGCTTATATCTTATGAACAACATCGCTGATGGCGAATTTATACAAAACGCCAGAAAGCAACTACTTATTAACACCGTACTATTCTTGCCATTTTTTCTAGGATTTCTTGCTTGGGTGCTTACAAAAGACGGCTTTGCATACGACGCAAACGGCATAGTTAGCCTTATGCCTTACAAATACGCTATAAATTTGATCGAAATGCCTATCGTCGGTATATTGCTTCTTGTTGGCGTTGTTTTGGTGCTTGTTGGAATTTTCCAAGGGGCATTTACAAAAAGTATCCGTGGAATTTTTGCTTACGGCGTTGGCGTTACGCTTGCTGTAACCGCGCTATTTTTGATAACAGGACTAAATGGCACAGCATTTTATCCGTCATTTAGTGACCTTGCTAGCTCGCTAACTATCAAGAATGCAAGCTCTAGCCACTACACACTTGGCGTTATGGCCTATGTTAGCTTGCTAGTGCCAGTAGTGCTTGCTTATATCATCGTCGTCTGGAGAGCGATAGATAGCAAGAAGATCACGCAAGACGAGATCAAAAACGATCATCACGTATACTAA